A stretch of Brevundimonas naejangsanensis DNA encodes these proteins:
- a CDS encoding KpsF/GutQ family sugar-phosphate isomerase: MTANSVSSSPEQLAAMSDRAREVVRLNIEALQALERSLDTSIARAADVILSRPGYVVVTGMGKSGHIGGKIAATLASTGTNSFFVHPAEMSHGDLGMLRPDTTLLAISNSGESRELRDPLIFCARNDIPVIGLTQRPQSFLGRHSDVCLTMPKVAEACPNGLAPTTSTLMTLAIGDALAMVLMDRRGFTREDFGLHHPGGALGMSLQTVREWMGDNAAAPAGVPLDADFSAVVSAITEGRKGAVAVLAPDGTLAGMITDGDIRRAFAHDISALRAEDIMSRSPITVDPEARMSDVVDLLSANKISNLFVVDDRRPVAIIHIAELMQAGYVS; encoded by the coding sequence ATGACCGCAAATTCCGTTTCCTCTTCTCCCGAGCAACTCGCCGCCATGTCCGATCGGGCGCGCGAGGTCGTGCGCCTGAACATAGAGGCGCTGCAGGCCCTGGAGCGGTCTCTGGACACCTCGATCGCGCGCGCCGCCGACGTCATCCTGTCGCGGCCGGGCTATGTAGTGGTGACCGGCATGGGCAAGTCGGGACACATCGGCGGCAAGATCGCCGCCACCCTGGCCTCCACCGGGACCAACTCCTTCTTCGTCCACCCGGCCGAGATGAGCCACGGCGACCTGGGCATGCTGCGCCCGGACACCACCTTGCTGGCCATCTCCAATTCGGGCGAGAGCCGCGAACTGCGCGACCCACTGATCTTCTGCGCCCGCAACGACATTCCGGTCATCGGCCTCACCCAGCGGCCGCAGAGCTTCCTGGGCCGCCACTCCGACGTCTGCCTGACCATGCCCAAGGTGGCCGAGGCCTGCCCCAACGGCCTGGCCCCCACGACCTCGACCCTGATGACCCTGGCCATCGGCGACGCCCTGGCCATGGTGCTGATGGACCGGCGCGGCTTCACGCGCGAGGATTTCGGCCTGCACCATCCCGGCGGCGCCCTGGGCATGAGCCTGCAGACCGTGCGCGAATGGATGGGCGACAACGCCGCCGCCCCCGCCGGCGTGCCGCTGGACGCCGACTTCAGCGCCGTGGTCTCGGCCATCACCGAGGGCCGCAAGGGGGCGGTCGCGGTCCTGGCGCCCGACGGGACCCTGGCGGGCATGATCACCGACGGCGACATCCGCCGCGCCTTCGCCCACGACATCTCGGCCCTGCGCGCCGAGGACATCATGAGCCGCAGCCCGATCACCGTCGATCCCGAGGCCCGCATGAGCGACGTGGTCGACCTGCTGAGCGCCAACAAGATCAGCAATCTGTTCGTCGTCGACGATCGCCGTCCGGTCGCCATCATCCACATCGCCGAGTTGATGCAGGCGGGCTACGTGTCCTGA
- a CDS encoding glycosyltransferase family 4 protein → MPEDILFDASRLLSRAERSAPTGVDRVCLAYAEWLIRHPVYRMTPVRARHDRLARVDNDWFRDRIAELRARWSGPGAVSELGPDAQRLFDALRSPDNTVSVIGHAPDPEAPPKGIQRRVWKQYFRTGKIKAPPSARAYLNVGHTSLNTPDILTSLDAWNIERVVMIHDLIPITHPEFCRPGDRAKHERRVVNVLRHASRIIVNSQHTADELHAFADRSALPTPPVDVAHLGLEPSLNGTLAVGAAHPYFIHVGTIEARKNLAFLLTVWRRLQEKMGAEAPRLVLVGRYGWENEAVLDLLQRSPNLQGLVHQAEDLPDCALSALMRGARAVVAPSATEGFDLPAVEASAMGLPLIASDIAAHRELVPHARLIDPLDGLGWLAAIEDWTRRAPVAPPYSAPTWDRHFEVIEQQVLPPSGDAAALRVSI, encoded by the coding sequence ATGCCTGAGGACATCCTGTTCGACGCCAGCCGGCTGCTCAGCCGCGCCGAGCGCAGCGCGCCGACCGGGGTGGACCGGGTCTGCCTGGCCTATGCGGAATGGCTGATCCGGCACCCCGTCTATCGGATGACGCCGGTCCGGGCGCGCCATGATCGGCTGGCGCGCGTCGACAACGACTGGTTCCGCGACCGGATCGCCGAACTGCGGGCGCGCTGGAGCGGCCCGGGCGCCGTCAGCGAACTGGGGCCTGACGCCCAGCGCCTGTTCGACGCCCTGCGCTCGCCCGACAACACGGTCTCGGTCATCGGCCACGCGCCCGACCCTGAAGCGCCGCCCAAAGGCATTCAACGACGCGTCTGGAAGCAGTATTTCCGCACCGGCAAGATCAAGGCGCCGCCCTCGGCCCGCGCCTATCTGAATGTCGGCCACACCAGCCTCAACACGCCCGACATCCTGACCTCCCTGGATGCGTGGAACATCGAGCGGGTGGTGATGATCCACGACCTGATCCCGATCACCCATCCCGAATTCTGCCGCCCCGGCGACCGGGCCAAGCACGAGCGCCGTGTCGTCAATGTGCTGCGCCACGCCTCGCGCATCATCGTCAACTCCCAGCATACCGCCGACGAACTGCACGCCTTCGCCGATCGTTCGGCCCTGCCGACCCCGCCGGTGGACGTCGCCCACCTGGGCCTGGAGCCGAGCCTGAACGGGACGCTCGCCGTCGGCGCGGCCCACCCCTACTTCATCCACGTCGGCACCATCGAAGCGCGCAAGAACCTGGCCTTCCTGCTGACCGTCTGGCGCCGCTTGCAGGAAAAGATGGGCGCCGAGGCTCCCCGCCTGGTCCTGGTCGGCCGCTACGGCTGGGAGAATGAGGCGGTGCTGGACCTGCTTCAGCGCTCGCCGAATCTGCAGGGGCTCGTCCATCAGGCCGAGGACCTGCCCGACTGCGCCTTGTCGGCCCTCATGCGCGGCGCCCGCGCCGTGGTGGCCCCCTCGGCGACTGAGGGCTTCGACCTGCCCGCCGTCGAGGCCAGCGCCATGGGCCTGCCCCTGATCGCCTCGGACATCGCCGCCCACCGCGAACTGGTGCCCCACGCCCGCCTGATCGATCCGCTGGACGGCCTGGGTTGGCTGGCCGCCATCGAGGACTGGACCCGCCGGGCGCCGGTCGCCCCGCCCTATTCCGCCCCGACCTGGGACCGGCATTTCGAGGTGATCGAGCAGCAGGTGCTGCCGCCCTCTGGCGACGCCGCCGCCCTGCGGGTAAGTATCTGA
- a CDS encoding capsular biosynthesis protein: MLAHAIETRGGEVRRMLFNAGDVANWRRSGGVPFREKAAGWRQRLAELAADFTDIIVFGEGGPYNQGVLEQAASLSARVWVLENGYFRPDWITLERDGVNGSSALPRSAAGYPPPPPELPVSRPVGKILPHHVINISLYHAVQPFGRLMFPHHRHHYTASPWRQCLGHVRRYLGLGMRLPRVNDAGRLRAKGPFFIACLQRDGDAQLLRYSEIHDNLSFLAHVMDSFVRGAPPDSRLVVKNHPLDPGLVNLARETRRMAEARGLKGRVDFIDGGNLAQLCRASEGMVVNNSSAALSALGFGTPVKVLGQAFFDFEGLTDQKPLDAFWRAPRPADRQLFAAFRAYVIDRTQINGNYHEPRVMAATAARVADALATRLK; the protein is encoded by the coding sequence GTGCTGGCGCACGCCATCGAGACGCGTGGCGGCGAGGTTCGGCGCATGCTGTTCAACGCCGGCGACGTGGCGAACTGGAGACGCTCGGGCGGCGTGCCCTTCCGCGAGAAGGCCGCCGGGTGGCGCCAGCGGCTGGCCGAACTGGCTGCCGATTTCACCGACATCATCGTTTTCGGCGAGGGCGGCCCCTATAATCAGGGCGTTCTCGAACAGGCGGCCAGCCTCAGCGCGCGGGTCTGGGTTCTGGAGAACGGCTATTTCCGACCGGACTGGATCACCCTCGAGCGCGATGGAGTGAACGGCTCAAGCGCTCTGCCGCGATCCGCCGCTGGGTATCCGCCGCCGCCGCCCGAGCTTCCCGTCTCCCGACCTGTGGGCAAGATACTGCCCCACCACGTCATCAACATCAGCCTCTACCATGCGGTGCAGCCGTTCGGCCGGCTGATGTTCCCCCATCACCGCCACCATTATACGGCCTCGCCGTGGCGTCAGTGCCTGGGCCATGTGCGGCGTTATCTCGGCCTGGGAATGCGGTTGCCCCGCGTCAACGACGCCGGCCGCCTGCGGGCGAAGGGACCCTTCTTCATCGCCTGCCTGCAGCGGGACGGCGACGCCCAGCTGCTGCGCTATTCCGAGATACACGACAACCTGTCCTTCCTGGCGCACGTCATGGACAGCTTTGTCCGCGGCGCCCCGCCCGACAGCCGGCTGGTCGTCAAGAATCACCCGCTCGATCCCGGCCTCGTCAACCTGGCGCGCGAGACGCGCCGCATGGCCGAAGCGCGCGGACTGAAGGGCCGGGTCGACTTCATCGACGGCGGCAACCTGGCCCAGCTGTGCCGCGCCTCGGAGGGCATGGTGGTGAACAACTCCAGCGCCGCCCTGTCGGCCCTGGGCTTCGGCACGCCGGTCAAGGTGCTGGGACAGGCCTTCTTCGACTTCGAGGGACTGACGGACCAGAAGCCGCTGGACGCCTTCTGGCGGGCGCCGCGCCCGGCCGATCGCCAGCTTTTCGCGGCGTTCCGCGCCTATGTCATCGATCGGACGCAGATCAACGGCAACTATCACGAACCCCGGGTCATGGCGGCGACGGCGGCCCGCGTGGCGGACGCCCTGGCGACGCGCCTGAAATAG
- a CDS encoding glycoside hydrolase family 15 protein translates to MTPSLDLAPIGNCSVSALIDRQGRFVWACAPRIDDDPVFSALMDGEAPEHGFWSIELEGLKTTEQAYVRNTAVLRTVLTAENGASVEIIDFCPRHLKHSRIYRPIAFGRVVRPLTGTPRITVRLRPAADWGARLAERTSGSNHIRYMCSDVTLRLTTNCPVSHVLNERTFRLEEELAFFLGPDEGYDQSVVAGVNAALDLTVAHWKHWTRTLYLPLEWQEAVIRAAIALRLCVYEETGAIVAAMTTSVPEFPESGRNWDYRYCWIRDAYYTVRALNRLGAVDILESYLGYLRNLVDASAGGHVQPVYGVGLEPAIVERIVDSVEGYRGMKPVRVGNQAHEHLQHDVYGQIVLPLVQAFFDHRLLRPGTIEDFRALEWVGERAFAMHDRVDAGLWEFRTIARVHTYSSVMCWAACDRLAKAAHHLGLSDREELWRERARIIRERIEAEAYLPDEGRFAASFGGTELDAALLQMTDLGFLDARDPRQVRTFEAIERDLKRGAYLFRYIHPDDFGEPETAFNFCTFWYIEALHLNGRTEEARAIFDEMLSRRTHAGLLSEDIAIQDGELWGNYPQTYSLVGIINCAVLLSRSWQDAR, encoded by the coding sequence ATGACGCCCAGCCTGGACCTGGCGCCCATCGGCAACTGTTCGGTCAGCGCCCTGATCGACCGGCAGGGACGGTTCGTCTGGGCCTGCGCCCCGCGCATCGACGACGACCCCGTCTTTTCGGCGCTGATGGACGGCGAGGCCCCCGAACACGGCTTCTGGTCGATCGAGCTGGAGGGGCTGAAGACGACCGAGCAGGCCTATGTGCGCAACACCGCCGTGCTGCGCACCGTGCTGACGGCCGAGAACGGCGCCTCGGTCGAGATCATCGACTTCTGTCCGCGCCATCTGAAGCATTCGCGCATCTATCGCCCGATCGCCTTCGGCCGGGTGGTGCGCCCTCTGACGGGGACGCCGCGCATCACCGTGCGTCTGCGCCCCGCCGCCGACTGGGGCGCGCGGCTGGCCGAGCGCACCTCGGGCTCGAACCACATCCGCTATATGTGCAGCGACGTGACCCTGCGCCTGACCACCAACTGCCCGGTCAGCCATGTGCTCAACGAGCGCACCTTCCGCCTGGAGGAGGAACTGGCCTTCTTCCTGGGGCCGGACGAGGGCTACGACCAGTCGGTGGTGGCGGGCGTCAACGCCGCCCTGGACCTGACCGTCGCCCACTGGAAGCACTGGACCCGCACCCTCTATCTGCCGCTGGAGTGGCAGGAGGCGGTGATCCGCGCGGCCATCGCCCTGCGGCTGTGCGTCTATGAGGAGACGGGCGCCATCGTGGCGGCCATGACCACTTCGGTGCCCGAGTTCCCGGAAAGCGGGCGCAACTGGGACTATCGCTACTGCTGGATCCGCGACGCCTACTACACGGTGCGGGCGCTGAACCGGCTCGGCGCGGTGGACATCCTGGAGAGCTATCTCGGCTATCTGCGCAACCTGGTCGACGCCTCGGCGGGCGGCCATGTGCAGCCGGTCTATGGCGTGGGGCTGGAGCCCGCCATCGTCGAGCGCATCGTCGACAGCGTCGAGGGCTATCGCGGCATGAAGCCGGTGCGCGTCGGCAATCAGGCGCACGAACACCTGCAGCACGACGTCTATGGCCAGATCGTCCTGCCCCTGGTCCAGGCCTTCTTCGACCATCGCCTGCTGCGCCCCGGCACCATCGAGGACTTCCGCGCCCTGGAGTGGGTGGGCGAGCGCGCCTTCGCCATGCACGATCGGGTCGACGCCGGGCTGTGGGAGTTCCGCACCATCGCCCGGGTGCACACCTATTCCTCGGTCATGTGCTGGGCCGCGTGCGACCGCCTGGCCAAGGCGGCGCATCACCTGGGCCTGAGCGACCGCGAAGAGCTGTGGCGCGAGCGGGCGCGCATCATCCGCGAGCGCATTGAGGCCGAGGCCTATCTGCCCGACGAGGGCCGCTTCGCCGCCAGCTTCGGCGGGACCGAGCTGGACGCCGCCCTGCTGCAGATGACCGATCTGGGCTTCCTCGATGCGCGCGACCCGCGCCAGGTGCGCACCTTCGAGGCCATCGAGCGGGACCTGAAACGGGGGGCCTATCTGTTCCGCTACATCCATCCCGACGACTTCGGCGAGCCGGAGACGGCCTTCAACTTCTGCACCTTCTGGTACATCGAGGCCCTGCATCTGAACGGCCGCACCGAAGAGGCGCGCGCCATCTTCGACGAGATGCTGAGCCGGCGCACGCACGCGGGCCTGCTGAGCGAGGACATCGCCATCCAGGACGGCGAACTGTGGGGCAACTATCCGCAGACCTATTCCCTGGTCGGCATCATCAACTGCGCTGTCCTGCTCAGCCGGTCGTGGCAGGACGCGCGATGA
- the otsB gene encoding trehalose-phosphatase: MSSEPGLSSPRLPAPPARLTGAALFLDLDGVLAPLAPTPDAVVPEPRRTATIERVTRALDGRVAVVSGRTLAEIDRIVGGAARAASGVHGLERRRADGALTARKPAPSVRAALAAFAAFADARPGVIVEDKGLSAGLHFRQAPDHAEAALAMATALANETGLALQPGAMVLELKTPGADKGTAVAAFMAEPPFAGATPVMVGDDLTDEAGFLAAAALGGFGVLVGPERPTAARYRLEGVGAVLDWLGGLAAAATDEETRA, encoded by the coding sequence ATGTCATCTGAACCGGGGCTTTCGAGCCCTCGACTGCCCGCGCCGCCGGCCCGTCTGACCGGCGCGGCCCTTTTCCTTGACCTAGACGGCGTCCTGGCGCCGCTGGCGCCGACCCCGGACGCGGTCGTCCCGGAACCCCGCCGCACCGCGACGATCGAACGGGTGACCAGGGCCCTGGACGGCCGGGTGGCCGTGGTCAGCGGCCGCACCCTGGCCGAGATCGACCGCATCGTCGGCGGCGCGGCGCGCGCCGCCTCGGGCGTGCATGGTCTGGAGCGGCGCCGGGCCGACGGCGCCCTGACCGCGCGCAAGCCCGCGCCGTCGGTGCGCGCCGCCCTGGCCGCCTTCGCCGCCTTCGCCGACGCCCGGCCCGGCGTGATCGTCGAGGACAAGGGCCTGTCCGCAGGCCTGCATTTTCGCCAGGCGCCGGACCATGCCGAGGCCGCCCTGGCCATGGCGACCGCCCTGGCCAACGAAACCGGACTGGCGCTCCAGCCCGGCGCCATGGTGCTGGAGCTCAAGACGCCTGGCGCGGACAAGGGCACGGCCGTCGCCGCCTTCATGGCCGAACCGCCCTTCGCCGGCGCCACGCCCGTCATGGTCGGCGACGACCTGACCGACGAGGCCGGGTTCCTGGCGGCCGCGGCCCTGGGCGGGTTCGGCGTTCTGGTCGGACCGGAGCGGCCCACGGCGGCCCGCTATCGGCTCGAGGGGGTCGGGGCGGTGCTCGATTGGCTCGGCGGCCTGGCTGCGGCCGCGACGGACGAGGAGACGCGCGCATGA
- a CDS encoding TonB-dependent receptor — MTIRKQLFWATTALMSSLFVAETASAQSTASQAVEERATQVGDVVVTGARGPRAIEGVVAENNPKSRATITEAFIGTQAAGQTILNSINLLPGVNFTNNDAYGSAGGDLTIRGFDSARVSLTQDGIPLNDTGNYAIYSNQQLDPELIQRASVNLGTTDVDSPTASATGGTVNYITRRPANEFGVILQPSLGEYGYKRIFALVDTGEIGPWGTTAWFSASKTVYDHFVGAGGVDKMQLNGRIYQSLGDNGDFVAVTGHYNENRNEFMPRVRLADFVKGGAYDKDDYNTVRSQATAINPSNTGNIRGQSRFTLSDTLKLTIDPSFQYTLAHGGGTQNMRENDPQLIGNSSAAGVDLNGDGDFNDTVTLFRPNITNTHRYGVTSSLIWDAAEDHQFRLAYTFDWGRHRQTGQFGFIDANGFPEDPFAGRNGRAVKLPDGTILRRRDRLSYAMLNQIAAEYRGSFFNNTVDVTLGARAPFFDRELNNFCYQRDTFNAYCTTQVGVDADGDGLVTFPQSSMNGSASNEYGAPRSFDKQYDAFLPNAGVTWKFAENQSIYASYAEGFSAPRTDDLYDVVDVNPEPETTNSYDLGYRYQSGSVIASVAVWKTDYSNRIVRTFDEAAGLFLTRNVGDVTLQGVDGQIGWSPMENLSLTGSFTYTDSEVKNDLPNGVVGGVPQFIEIAGNQLVETPDWQFGARAAYTIGKFDLGLQGKYVGERFSNDINTEVAPDYLTFDLDVRYNLASVGAGGSYIQLNVINLFDEEYLGDISTSTTGAAQYQLGAPRTAMVTLRASF; from the coding sequence ATGACCATCCGCAAACAGCTCTTCTGGGCGACTACCGCCCTGATGAGCAGCCTCTTCGTCGCCGAGACCGCTTCGGCCCAATCGACGGCTTCGCAGGCTGTGGAAGAGCGCGCCACTCAAGTCGGCGACGTGGTCGTCACCGGCGCCCGCGGTCCGCGCGCCATCGAAGGCGTGGTCGCTGAGAACAATCCGAAGTCGCGCGCGACCATCACGGAAGCCTTCATCGGCACCCAGGCCGCCGGCCAGACGATCCTGAACTCGATCAACCTGCTGCCGGGCGTCAACTTCACCAACAACGACGCCTACGGCTCGGCCGGCGGCGACCTGACCATCCGCGGCTTCGATTCGGCCCGCGTCTCGCTGACGCAAGACGGCATTCCGCTGAACGACACCGGCAACTACGCCATCTATTCGAACCAGCAGCTGGACCCGGAACTGATCCAGCGCGCTTCGGTGAACCTGGGCACGACCGACGTCGACAGCCCGACGGCCTCGGCCACCGGCGGCACCGTCAACTACATCACGCGTCGTCCGGCCAATGAGTTCGGCGTCATCCTGCAGCCCTCGCTGGGCGAGTACGGCTACAAGCGCATCTTCGCCCTGGTGGACACGGGCGAGATCGGCCCGTGGGGCACCACGGCGTGGTTCTCGGCCTCGAAGACCGTCTATGACCACTTCGTGGGCGCCGGCGGCGTCGACAAGATGCAGCTGAACGGCCGCATCTATCAGTCGCTGGGCGACAACGGCGACTTCGTTGCCGTGACCGGCCACTACAACGAAAACCGCAACGAGTTCATGCCGCGCGTTCGTCTGGCTGACTTCGTCAAGGGCGGCGCCTACGACAAGGACGACTACAACACCGTCCGCTCGCAAGCCACGGCGATCAACCCGTCGAACACCGGCAACATCCGCGGCCAGTCGCGCTTCACCCTGAGCGACACCCTGAAGCTGACGATCGACCCGTCGTTCCAGTACACCCTGGCGCACGGCGGCGGCACGCAGAACATGCGCGAAAACGATCCGCAGCTGATCGGCAACTCGTCGGCCGCCGGCGTCGACCTGAACGGCGACGGCGACTTCAACGACACGGTGACCCTGTTCCGTCCGAACATCACCAACACGCATCGCTACGGCGTCACCAGCTCGCTGATCTGGGATGCGGCCGAAGATCACCAGTTCCGCCTGGCCTACACCTTCGACTGGGGTCGTCACCGCCAGACCGGCCAGTTCGGCTTCATCGACGCCAACGGCTTCCCGGAAGATCCGTTCGCGGGTCGCAACGGTCGCGCGGTCAAGCTGCCCGACGGCACCATCCTGCGCCGCCGCGACCGTCTGTCGTACGCCATGCTGAACCAGATCGCGGCTGAATATCGCGGCTCGTTCTTCAACAACACGGTCGACGTGACCCTGGGCGCCCGCGCTCCGTTCTTCGATCGCGAGCTGAACAACTTCTGCTATCAGCGCGACACCTTCAACGCCTACTGCACCACGCAGGTCGGCGTTGATGCGGACGGCGACGGCCTGGTCACCTTCCCGCAGTCGTCGATGAACGGCAGCGCCAGCAACGAGTACGGCGCGCCGCGTTCGTTCGACAAGCAGTACGACGCCTTCCTGCCGAACGCCGGCGTGACCTGGAAGTTCGCCGAGAACCAGTCGATCTACGCCTCGTACGCCGAAGGCTTCTCGGCGCCGCGCACCGACGACCTGTACGACGTCGTCGACGTGAACCCGGAACCGGAAACCACCAACTCCTACGACCTGGGCTACCGCTACCAGTCGGGTTCGGTGATCGCCTCGGTCGCCGTGTGGAAGACGGACTACTCGAACCGCATCGTGCGCACCTTCGACGAAGCCGCCGGCCTGTTCCTGACGCGTAACGTCGGCGACGTGACCCTGCAGGGCGTGGACGGTCAGATCGGCTGGTCGCCGATGGAGAACCTGAGCCTGACCGGTTCGTTCACCTACACCGACAGCGAAGTGAAGAACGACCTGCCGAACGGCGTGGTGGGCGGCGTGCCGCAGTTCATCGAGATCGCCGGCAACCAGCTGGTCGAGACCCCGGACTGGCAGTTCGGCGCCCGCGCCGCCTACACGATCGGCAAGTTCGATCTGGGCCTGCAAGGCAAGTACGTCGGCGAGCGCTTCTCGAACGACATCAACACGGAAGTCGCGCCTGACTACCTGACCTTCGACCTGGACGTCCGCTACAACCTGGCTTCGGTCGGCGCCGGCGGTTCCTACATCCAGCTGAACGTCATCAACCTCTTCGACGAAGAGTACCTGGGCGACATCTCGACCTCGACCACGGGCGCCGCCCAATACCAGCTGGGCGCCCCGCGCACGGCCATGGTCACCCTGCGCGCTTCGTTCTAA
- a CDS encoding alpha,alpha-trehalose-phosphate synthase (UDP-forming): MTRLIVVSNRVSAPRDPAAGSTGGLAMALSAALRKYEGLWFGWSGETVERFTGELNIEDRAGVTVATVDLEPQDVDEYYNGYANKTLWPLFHHRVDLTAYERSYGEGYERTNRRFAEVLQPLLRPDDVIWIHDYHMIPMARDLRRLGVRNRIGFFLHIPWPARQLLVTLPHHRRLVESMFDFDLLGFQTREWLGLFERYVEVEARGRILGGGRVEAFGRSVRAGVFPIGIDVEGFLAARNSVLGRRTYDRMAASAAFRSMIVGVDRLDYSKGLEQRLLGYEQFLEDNPDLRGEVFLLQVTPISRDEVDTYQDMRVRLEALAGRINGAYADMDWQPIRYLNRTFRRDQLAGIYRAAKVGLVTPLRDGMNLVAKEYVAAQNPEDPGVLILSRFAGAAEQMGEALLVNPFSREELSEAIKKALTMPREERIRKWKALMQVVRDTDVAHWRDDYVRALMAAAASGDA; encoded by the coding sequence ATGACTCGCTTGATCGTCGTCTCCAACCGGGTCTCGGCGCCCCGCGATCCGGCGGCGGGTTCGACCGGCGGCCTGGCCATGGCCCTGTCGGCGGCCCTGAGAAAATATGAGGGCCTGTGGTTCGGTTGGTCCGGCGAGACGGTCGAGCGGTTCACAGGCGAGCTGAACATCGAGGACCGCGCCGGGGTCACGGTGGCCACCGTCGACCTGGAGCCCCAGGACGTCGACGAATACTACAACGGCTACGCCAACAAGACCCTGTGGCCCCTGTTTCATCACCGGGTCGACCTGACCGCCTATGAGCGTTCCTACGGCGAGGGCTATGAGCGGACCAACCGCCGCTTCGCCGAGGTGCTGCAGCCCCTGTTGCGACCCGACGACGTCATCTGGATCCACGACTACCACATGATCCCCATGGCCCGGGACCTGAGGCGGCTGGGCGTGAGGAACCGCATCGGCTTCTTCCTGCACATCCCCTGGCCGGCGCGACAGCTGCTGGTGACCCTGCCGCACCATCGCCGCCTGGTGGAGTCGATGTTCGACTTCGACCTGCTGGGGTTTCAGACGAGGGAGTGGCTGGGGTTGTTCGAGCGCTACGTCGAGGTCGAGGCGCGGGGCCGTATCCTGGGCGGCGGTCGGGTCGAGGCTTTCGGCCGCAGCGTCCGCGCCGGGGTCTTTCCCATCGGCATCGACGTGGAGGGTTTCCTGGCGGCGCGAAACTCGGTTCTGGGACGGCGGACCTACGACCGGATGGCCGCCTCGGCGGCCTTCCGCTCCATGATCGTCGGCGTCGACCGGCTCGACTACTCCAAGGGGCTGGAGCAGCGCCTGCTCGGCTATGAGCAGTTCCTAGAGGACAACCCCGACCTGCGCGGCGAGGTCTTCCTGCTCCAGGTCACGCCCATCTCGCGCGACGAGGTGGACACCTATCAGGACATGCGGGTGCGGCTCGAGGCCCTGGCCGGGCGCATCAACGGCGCCTACGCCGACATGGACTGGCAGCCGATCCGCTATCTGAACCGCACCTTCCGCCGGGATCAGCTGGCGGGCATCTACCGCGCGGCCAAGGTGGGGCTGGTGACGCCCCTGCGCGACGGCATGAACCTGGTGGCCAAGGAATATGTCGCCGCCCAGAACCCCGAGGACCCGGGGGTGCTGATCCTGTCGCGCTTCGCCGGGGCGGCCGAACAGATGGGCGAGGCCCTGCTGGTGAACCCGTTCAGCCGCGAGGAGCTGTCCGAAGCGATCAAGAAGGCGCTGACCATGCCGCGAGAAGAGCGCATCCGAAAATGGAAGGCCCTGATGCAGGTCGTCCGCGACACCGACGTCGCCCATTGGCGCGACGACTATGTGCGGGCTTTGATGGCTGCGGCGGCCTCGGGCGACGCCTGA
- a CDS encoding agmatine deiminase family protein: protein MTLPIPAEWTPHRAMWVGWPSHVDLWEDNLEPAQAEVEALVRALAGPGRERVKLMVGNDQALADAQARFADAAGVTVVAGRFGDIWLRDTGPIFGVGSASAQAFVFNGWGGKYDLPHDDEVADQIGEQTGVALTRHDFILEGGAVDHDGEGTVLTTRQCVMNPNRNTGWTEETAEAAFAQALGARKVLWLGDGLLNDHTDGHVDNLARFVAPGVVACPIAFGPKDPNAEVYDEAAEALAAMTDAAGRPIRVLRIPSPGLILDEDERPIPASHMNFLIADGAVVVPTYGNETAARLACEALATVFTDREIIPLPSIATLSGGGSFHCISQQEPA, encoded by the coding sequence ATGACCCTGCCTATTCCCGCCGAATGGACGCCGCATCGTGCGATGTGGGTCGGCTGGCCCAGCCATGTCGATCTGTGGGAGGACAACCTCGAACCGGCCCAGGCCGAGGTCGAGGCCCTGGTCCGCGCCCTGGCCGGGCCGGGCCGCGAGCGGGTTAAGCTGATGGTCGGCAATGACCAGGCCCTGGCCGACGCCCAGGCGCGCTTCGCCGACGCGGCGGGCGTCACCGTCGTGGCCGGGCGCTTCGGCGACATCTGGCTGCGCGACACCGGGCCGATCTTCGGCGTCGGCTCGGCCTCGGCCCAGGCCTTTGTCTTCAACGGCTGGGGCGGCAAGTATGACCTGCCGCACGACGACGAGGTCGCCGACCAGATCGGCGAGCAGACGGGCGTCGCCCTGACCCGCCACGATTTCATCCTGGAAGGCGGCGCCGTGGACCACGACGGCGAGGGCACGGTGCTGACCACGCGCCAGTGCGTGATGAACCCCAACCGCAACACCGGCTGGACCGAGGAAACGGCCGAAGCCGCCTTCGCCCAGGCCCTGGGCGCTCGGAAGGTGCTGTGGCTCGGCGACGGCCTGCTGAACGATCACACCGACGGCCATGTCGACAACCTGGCCCGCTTCGTCGCGCCGGGCGTGGTCGCCTGTCCGATCGCCTTCGGCCCCAAGGATCCCAACGCCGAGGTCTATGACGAAGCGGCCGAGGCCCTGGCCGCCATGACCGACGCCGCTGGGCGCCCGATCCGGGTGCTGCGCATCCCCTCGCCGGGCCTGATCCTGGACGAGGACGAACGCCCGATCCCGGCCAGCCACATGAACTTCCTGATCGCCGACGGCGCCGTGGTGGTGCCGACCTACGGCAATGAGACCGCCGCCCGCCTGGCCTGCGAGGCCCTGGCGACCGTCTTCACCGACCGCGAGATCATCCCTCTG